The Pseudomonas fluorescens genome includes a window with the following:
- a CDS encoding NAD(P)/FAD-dependent oxidoreductase, which yields MATARLNTHRVVIVGAGPAGIRCAQTLVAAGFKPILLDENRRDGGQIYRRQPEGFTRNYATLYGTEADKARDLHESFDRLRPQIDYRPDTLVWNLTPGQLCCVSQGQHTTVDYDALILCTGATDRLMPVEGWQLGGTYSLGGAQIALKAQAVSIGHRVVFMGSGPLLYLVASQYLKAGANVAAVLDTSPLGQRIKALPKLMARPGLLFTGMKLLAQLYRAKIAVHLGISPLQILGEASSGVSGVRVRTASGETLTVACDAVALGYHLRPETQLADLAGCRLRFDEASSQWLLDTDEEGRTSVSGVYAAGDGSKIRGADAAEHAGRLVALALSSDLQQPVDAALVAEQRQALKVMDAFRLGLAQAFPWPAAQAKALPDEAIVCRCEMISAGELRRTVSEKGACEVNRAKAFSRVGMGRCQGRYCSQAGAEVIAAAAGVQVQEVGRQRGQAPVKPLSMLTREVTL from the coding sequence ATGGCCACTGCGCGGCTGAACACGCATCGAGTCGTCATCGTCGGCGCCGGGCCGGCCGGCATCCGTTGTGCCCAGACCCTGGTCGCAGCGGGCTTCAAGCCGATCCTGCTCGACGAAAACCGTCGCGATGGCGGGCAGATCTATCGGCGCCAGCCCGAAGGGTTCACCCGCAACTACGCCACGCTGTACGGCACCGAGGCGGACAAGGCTCGTGACCTGCACGAAAGCTTCGACCGCTTGCGCCCGCAGATCGACTACCGTCCGGACACCCTGGTGTGGAACCTGACACCCGGGCAATTGTGCTGCGTCAGCCAGGGCCAGCACACGACGGTGGATTACGACGCGCTGATCCTCTGCACCGGCGCCACCGACCGCTTGATGCCCGTCGAGGGCTGGCAGTTGGGCGGCACCTACAGCCTCGGCGGCGCGCAGATTGCCTTGAAGGCCCAAGCGGTTTCCATCGGTCATCGGGTGGTGTTCATGGGCAGCGGGCCATTGCTGTATCTGGTCGCCAGCCAATACCTCAAGGCCGGCGCCAATGTCGCAGCGGTGCTGGACACATCGCCGCTGGGCCAGCGCATCAAAGCCTTGCCCAAGCTCATGGCGCGCCCGGGTTTGCTGTTCACTGGCATGAAACTGTTGGCGCAGTTGTATCGGGCGAAGATTGCCGTGCACCTGGGCATTTCGCCGCTGCAAATCCTGGGAGAGGCGAGCAGCGGCGTCAGCGGCGTGCGGGTCCGTACCGCGAGTGGGGAAACCTTGACGGTGGCGTGCGACGCGGTGGCGCTGGGTTATCACTTGCGTCCGGAAACCCAACTGGCTGACCTGGCGGGCTGCCGCCTGCGCTTTGACGAGGCCTCCAGCCAATGGCTGCTGGACACGGACGAGGAGGGGCGGACCTCGGTCAGCGGTGTCTACGCCGCCGGTGATGGTTCGAAGATCCGTGGCGCCGATGCCGCCGAGCACGCCGGACGCCTGGTCGCCCTGGCATTGTCGAGCGATCTGCAGCAGCCGGTGGACGCCGCACTCGTCGCCGAACAGCGCCAGGCGCTCAAGGTGATGGACGCGTTTCGCCTAGGCCTGGCCCAGGCGTTTCCCTGGCCGGCGGCACAAGCCAAGGCCTTGCCGGACGAAGCCATCGTCTGCCGCTGCGAGATGATCAGCGCCGGCGAACTGCGCCGCACGGTCAGCGAAAAGGGCGCCTGTGAAGTCAATCGGGCCAAGGCGTTCAGCCGGGTTGGCATGGGCCGCTGCCAGGGACGTTATTGCTCCCAGGCCGGGGCCGAAGTCATTGCAGCAGCAGCGGGTGTCCAGGTGCAGGAGGTGGGTCGCCAGCGCGGCCAGGCGCCCGTGAAACCCCTTTCGATGCTCACTCGGGAGGTGACGCTATGA